In Myotis daubentonii chromosome 10, mMyoDau2.1, whole genome shotgun sequence, one genomic interval encodes:
- the NUP42 gene encoding nucleoporin NUP42 isoform X2 — translation MNRKMKRNFCFTDISPEELRLEYHNFLTSNNLQSYLNSIQQLKNQWRNRVNELKTLNTSTKIALLSDIKDGINQATPTFGFGSRQTATFGSPGFPVNNSMGDNAQNSSFTTSSGFATASPGSPSVFGNIPAFGAVPSTSPAITTSTPAPGFGKPEITSAASFSFKTPAASGFGSAGFSGFPAPMAAGPVGAPGAPAFGNSSSVAGFGSPGSHSHTPFSKSFSDTHDGHSSTSTSVPVSNGSTTTGNELFTPKHQLTAEELRQFQSKKFTLGKIPLKPPPVELLNI, via the exons GTTTTACAGACATTTCACCAGAGGAGTTGAGGCTTGAATACCATAACTTCTTAACCAGCAATAACTTACAGAGTTAT cTGAATTCTATCCAACAGTTAAAAAATCAGTGGAGGAACAGGGTAAATGAACTGAAAACTCTAAATACATCAACTAAAATAGCTTTG CTCTCTGATATAAAGGATGGAATAAATCAAGCAACACCTACATTTGGATTTGGCAGTAGGCAAACAGCAACATTCGGGTCACCAG GTTTTCCAGTGAATAACAGCATGGGTGATAATGCTCAAAATTCTAGTTTTACAACAAGCTCTGGATTTGCCACTGCCTCTCCTGGAAGCCCTTCTGTGTTCGGGAATATTCCAGCATTTGGAGCTGTTCCCTCTACCAGCCCTGCCATCACTACTTCTACTCCAGCTCCTGGATTTGGGAAACCTGAAATCACATCTGCTGCTTCATTTTCCTTTAAAACCCCTGCAGCCTCAGGATTTGGCTCAGCTGGGTTTTCAGGATTCCCAGCTCCCATGGCAGCAGGCCCTGTGGGAGCTCCAGGGGCCCCAGCCTTCGGAAACAGCAGTTCTGTGGCTGGCTTTGGTAGTCCAGGCTCACATTCTCACACTCCTTTTTCCAAGTCATTCAGTGACACTCATGATGGACATAGCAGCACATCCACCTCTGTCCCTGTCTCAAATGGCAGCACGACCACAGGTAATGAATTATTCACACCCAAGCATCAACTAACAGCAGAAGAACTGAGGCAATTTCAGTCCAAGAAATTTACTCTGGGGAAAATTCCATTGAAGCCACCACCTGTGGaacttctaaatatttga